In Setaria italica strain Yugu1 chromosome IX, Setaria_italica_v2.0, whole genome shotgun sequence, the genomic stretch GCGAGGTCGGGCGATCGGCGTGCGGTCGCTGCCGACCGATGGAAGGCGGCGTACCGGCGAGGGTGAGGGAGGAGGCGTAGTAGGCGGCCTTGGAGTGGTGGACGCAGCGGTCGCaggcggaggcgaggagcgggagcaggacgaggaggaggagcgaaagggaggaggaagcggaggcgaggcggacagggacGGCCATCTCCCTCATCGCGCGGAGTGGGTCGGGTCGAGTGGTCGATCGATCCTTGCTTGGCTCAGAGGCGGCGAGAGGGGCATCCTTGTGCTTCACGACTGCTTTTATACACCATCCCAGCGCACTAGGCACACAGTCACACAGCAACGCGCCCCTCCCTTGTCCTTGTGCTGAGCTGAGGTCAGCTGAGGTCGCAGAAGGCACGCTCCTCGCTGTAACTGTAACTAGGTGTAGTGTAGCCGTGCAGGTACCCGAAGGAGCAGAGCAACCCGTATAACAAACAAACCCTTGCTGCTGCTACGGCGAGTCGGCGACGGGAGCGACAGGGACGGGGAGAGGAATAGGATACCACGGATGAGGCGCGAGTAGGAGCGGGGTGTACATCATGCCATGCGCGTGGGAACAAGGAGTCCAGGGACGGACGGCTGCTCGGTGCCGCCGGGATGGGGCTACGGCCGTCCCTGCGAGCGAGTATGGTATGCTACTCGAGCGAGCCGTGACAAAACGGAAGGGGAGAGCGGAGGGCCACCGACTCGCGCGCCGCCCGTGCAACAGCGCGGCACGGGCGGCgtaaaggaggaggaggtggtccgTTTGGCCGCTTCCACGCCGGAGGTATCAAACGTGATCTCCCTGCTTCCGCCAAAGTACAGGGTATATTTGTTCTGTCCTCAGTCTCCAGCCAGCTTTCGCAGAAACCGCACCtttttctctccctccctctgctGCTACCTCTATTAACATTTTGCCGTTCTGCCGGGGCAAGGCTTCAATAAGAATTACTACACTGTTAACATTTTCCAAACAAATTAATAAAATTCAAACGGAGGGAGTGAGTACAATGTTTTTAGATCTCCAGCTGCTTCCGTTCTGGGACAGCAGGGGGGCCACCGTACATGGTAGCGGCACACGGAGGTTAAATGGTCGCGTTTTTCTGGTGTTTTCCTTAAATGAGATGTTCCGGACGCGTACTCGTTGCCGTATCTACTCGTACCCGGGCTTGATGGTCCTGATCAATGCAAAGTTACTGTACCAGTCTACTGCGCACTGGTCCGTACTGATCTGAGAGATCACGGTCGTGCGGGTATCGACTCTCTCTGGATTCGTCACTCGGTCGAAACAATGCGAACCTATGTGACTCGCGTTAATCCAAGGGAATCATTCTCCTTTCCCTTTCTTACGTGTGCGCGCAGTTAATATTCTAGGACGTGAGGGTTACATACGTACAAATGTATAGTATGAAGTCTTTGCTAGTTGCTACCGTCGGACGCAGAATTTCCTTTGGATTTCAAAGGGAGAGAAACTGCAGCTGCTTCACTTGAAAAGGATATGTACGAGAACAATTTTTGTTAAGAAAATTGTGAGAGCAACAGGCTATCTGCATCGCTGATTGGCAGCTTcgttagcagaagacttttcGAATGGATTTATTCGGATGTAATCTCAAAGTAATATCAGAACCAATCATAGTACTGTTTCTAAAATAGTACTCGTATATCTGAATAAATTGTACCCTGAATGAACTAATTGTAAATTGTACGGACAGTCCACAAAAAATGAAGTATTggacaaaaaaaaaggcaatgtAGTTAAAAGGGTTTATCAGCGAGCAATGATCGGCAGGGGTGGGTCGCCAAGCTGCTTGTGCTGGCCGGTGAGCTTCCCTTGTTGCTGAGCGTTGGATGTATTCCATTTCCGGTCCACCCATTGTCGAGTCCGTTCTACATCATTGCCTCCTTTCGTCATTAGTTAAACCACTGATAAACACGATCAAGAAGCAGCTTCACATAAAAAATTGAGGGGAAAAAATGAACTGGAATAGTGTCAAGATGAGGAGGCAGCGGTGCCGTATGGTCTTGGCGTTCGTGCACGATCGCAGCATTGAAAATCCGCCATGGTGGGGGTTGGTGAAGAAGATGTGCTCTGCTAACAATTCCCTTTCTCCAGCTCGATCCGACGGCCTTCGTCGACTGAATTATTTTTGGAGGAAAAGGTTATGCCCCGTTGCTcgtcggagccgccgccgcgcgccgccttcTTTTGTTTCCTAAAAGAATTTTTTTCCCCCAACTCCGATCGACCAGTCAGCAATGCCTGATGCATCCAATCCGAGCACCGGCGACTTCACACTACAGGGTTCTTCCACGGCGGCAGAAACATCAGAGACACTTGAGGCACAAGATTTTGAACCGGGTAGCGATCACCCTGCATCATCCTTTGGAGTTTCTGACGCAGAATTGACATGTTTCGGTGCATCTGACTGATCGACTGACCAACTGACCGTGCCATGGACGTTCACATGGCAGTAGTAACTAGCAGTTTTACCGGCGACTGGTTACCAGAGGCTTCGGTGGGCGGGGAATCTTTTTGCACAATTCTTTGACTAGAAACAGCATGTTCAAACATGCGAATTGAAAGTGGCTTGCTTATCTGACAGCATGTACATCGTCAGTTTTGAGTCTCATGCACGTTTGCAAGCATGAATGTACTACCAAATCATCACAGCacaatttcttttttaaaaaaaaaaatcatcacgtACCACTATTACAGTATACTTTCAGATACTACAGGCACCAAGCAAAAGCATGCCTAACCTAGGGCCAATTTTGTATGCATACCGTATCTGCACCTTTTTTTGTGTGATGGTTATACCACTAAAGCTATGGTCATACATACATGTGCTCTAGCTAATTTTATTGTAAAAGTAGCGAGCACTACGAAATGGAGTGACACAGAAAGGGAGAATTTAGGGGGCGTGCAGAGAGAAAGGGAAGGAAGGGAGAGTTGAACAAAATGGCTGAAGCTGAGTGGGGGGTGTGGGGGGATAAGACTGAAATGGAGGAGCAAAACGGAAGTGGCCGCCTTTGCATGATGTGGAGAGAGAAAGCAAGCAACGGCAGCCCTGCCGGCAGGAAAGGATTAGGCTTATCATGTGTACTGCATGCTTCTCACGCACCACACACTTGCAAGACAGGCAAGaccatggccgccggcgacctGAGCTGCCACGGCAGCCACGCCACACAGCCACACAAAAAAAACTGAAATTAAATTCGTCAGTCTTAATGATCATAATATGATATGACATGATATGCATGGGTGCCATGAATGCATCATATATTCTCCATCCAGTGAGGGAAGGCGACATCAGTTTTGGATAATGCAGTGTGTGCAAGCATGAGTACGTGCATCACGTAGTGTGTATTTTAGTATTCCGTAGGCCATACAACCGAAGCAGCGCAGAAAAAGgaactactttttttttttttttgcttggtgATGCATCACGTACTAATCACTTGAAGCTGTTGGGAGCTGGTTTTTTTATATGTTTCTTTTGTGTTTCTGAAAATGCAGTAGCAGCAGTCTAGCATATAGCTAGGTGAGAAGCCTAGGAGTGGTGGTGGTTTAGGGTGAAAGTGGAATTTCTGAAAGTTTTAAAAGGTTTGTTCGGAAGTTAAGATGAATGCAGTCTTTATCTGTCCAAGTTTTATTTCAGTGACCGTTTGGTTTGTATAGGAACCCTTACAGTGGCATGTTTCTGGCGTCCAGGAATCATGGTGGAATAATACTGGAATTGGGTGACAATTCATCGGTTGCAGTTGACAAGCAAGGCTAACAACTCCATCGGCTGATTAACAAACATGTTATTGGATGATGATCGTTTCGCTAAAGTATAGTTGCATTCATTCTGTGATTTTATCAGGACACTATTTGTCCTTGAATATAGATACCCGTGTATCCTAATAATGTATCGTAATATGCCAGGATTACGTCAAGGTCCACTGATGATTTGCAAATTCTATAGTCTATGATAAGAAATCGAAGATGCTCTCTCATCGAGTTTCCGCGCGGCTTGCATCGATAGAGCAAAGATACAGAAGATTGCAGCAGCATGTCGCTGTATGCCAACTATACATCCACATATTTTTTTTGGGTAACAATAAATTTCCCATTTGTGTTTGCAGTGAAAATCCATAGTTCAAATTGCCCGGAAATTGGAGAAACTATTACGCATTGTGCATTGCCTTGGAATTTAACAAATAAATTGGAATCATCGGAGAGCAACTCCATCAATAGCCCTCAAACCAAAGCCTCCAAATGTTAAATCGGGTTCTCTCTATTCTTTTAAggatcataatttttttttcaacttcaGCAATAGTCTTCATGTATAGAGAGCTCACTAGAGACCTCTTGGAATGGATGGTGGAGGGAGGATTTGAAGACCTCACCAAATTAAGGAACCAAGTAGAATGTCTGTTGAAGTTCGTTTTTTTGACTTGTCCTTTAAACTTGAAGTAGGGGTTGTTTAGTGAACTCGGCTCGAGTTCCTCTAGTGATGCTAAATTGCGATGTATGGCTCCGTGAGTGCGTGACCTCATCCTCCACTACCGGAACAGTACAAGCGGGCACCAGCTCAACCAACAGTTTCTATTGCGAGCATACGAACCAGGACGCCAGTGGCGACGATCGATTCGCGCCACCGGTTCGATACGATGCCCTTAGTTATTCTGGATCTATCGTCACGGCGTGGCTAGCAAACTGCTCCACTCCCGGTGTCCCCTTGttcagcggcgccggcgcggacgcaggcaggcaggcaggcaggcgggCGGTAGATGCTTCGATGCGGCTAGCCTGTCACTTCGTCGCGGAACCCGCTGGTCCTGGTCGCGCGCTCGCGCCCGTGACGCTACGGGACAGGGAGCCCCAGGTGACGGCCAGGTCGGCGAACGGCGACCCCGGCCCGACTGGCTTGGCGCTGGGCACATCGTCGGCTACTCCTTTACTCCTGCGGACGCACGCGCGGCGCGGCCAGCGAGCTGGCGCGCGGAGGCTCGCACGGTCCGGCCGGGATTTTGCATCGTCGTTTCGTGCCGTGCGCCCCATGCGTTGACGTTGATTGATTCAGGGGGCCGGAGAGTTTACTCGCGGAGTACTGCATTTTATCGCACCGGCTTGTACGTCCGGGTCGCCGGTTGGCCGGCCGGCTGGTACACGTTCACGTACGCCAAACGCTTTGCCGGAAGCTCGAAACGGCCGTCTCCCGCGCGCCTTGTCACGAGCCGCGGCGCGAGGCGACGCGCAAGCTTGCGCACGCGCGTGCCGGCCCCGGCTTGCCGCGTGCGGCTTCTTGGGCCTTCTCTCCGCTTCTCCCGACCACGCAAGTACTCTTCTGGGTTCTGGCTAACGCAGAGGTGATCCGGTGACACGTCGTGCTTTCTGGGAAGGCGAGCTGCACGCGAGCTCGCCGCGTAGGTCGGCGCTTGCTGTGGGCCGACTGGCTTCCATATCCTGACATCTATTGGAAGCCGCCGGGTTGCAGATGCCAGTGCCGTCCGCGGCTTGCTGAGGTTCGGGCAGTTCAGTTGTAGCTGTCCTCTACACTTGCAGAGAGGATGCATCCTCTACCCGGCGGCCCCGCACACGGGGCACTGACATGACCCATACTATTTCCCGTATAGCGGCGGAGGCATACGCTCCTCGGCGAGTTGACCTTTTGTTCCAGGACTCCGCTCTTTCCCCGGCCTCCATCGAATCCGGCTTTGGCTCCCGGCTCCCCTGCTTTACTCGAGTCATTCTCCTTCCTTTCTCCGAACGTTACACCGGTCGACGTCCGGCGTCGGGGGCTCGCTTAACTAGTCGCTACACCCGTTTAACTAGTCGCTACACCCGTTTAGCCGCGCGCCTCCCATCAGTCGGTTTCTCCTTTATTCTGTCGGAGATCGGATCGGCGAAAAGCAGCAGGTGCGCGTGCCATATGTGCCAAGCCCAGCCCATCCCCGTGGCTGGGCGGCGTGCACCGCCGCTTGCTTGCGTGATTGCGTCCATGGAACAGCAAGGGATCGCCGTGCCGGCACAAATATTCCTTGTACACGTAACGTTGTGCAGGTGGCCGGGCCTTGCTTCCGTCACCACGGGTGTGAGACCTCTCTCGCCAATTTGTGGGTGCGGCTGCCGAATCAACTGCGGGCAGCTGCGGCGACCACCTACCGGCGCCTTTGCCATGGTTTTTCCAAGGGAAGATGTCACTGGTGGACTAACGGTCGGACTGTTGCGAATAAACCCGATAAAGTCGCGCACTTGTTCATATCACACAAACAAAGCAAATCATCACACGAACCCTAAGAATCACTGTCTGTGCTAACTGCTAACAGAGATCTTGGCAGGCacaaagtgttttttttttgggaaaagaTGGCACCGTATAAAGTGTAGCAGTGGATTCTGCATGTCATACACGTTCCGGAGATATGGGCCCAAAGCTTAGCGCCACTTTACTGTACTGCACTTGGGCATTTGGCGGTCCACTTCACACCATCAAGCAAGAACAGAGCACTGAACAACGAACGAGTAAACACCATCAAGCAACAACAGAGAAGGAGCGACGAGTCCAGGACAATGCCCTGTGACTGTGATGATCCATTCATGGGAAAAAGAGAACACTAGAACTCGGAAATTATTTTCCATGCTGATTATTCAACCTAGGTACAGACCCAATATACCCTCCCAAAGTTGTATGTGAACAGTGTATGCACAGGCACATAGCCGATGGGATCTTCACTTAGAACGCTGGCCAATACTAGGACGGTGCAAAGAATGGCTCACTGCTCGTCGATGCCAATACAGTAAAATCAGACCAATGGACATTTCATAGCTTGGATGTGGCGAGCTTGATGAGATCCTTCCTCAGTATCTTGCCGGAAGCGTTCTTGGGGATTTCTGCCACAAACGCCACCTTTCTAACCTTCTTATAAGGCGCTACCTGTGAACATTGCAAgtacagcagcagccagcaggtcaGGGAAATTGTAGCAATTAGGCAGATGGCTACCTATTTACGGTGAATCTGTATGTTCCATGTCATGTTTGTTGGATCATCTGGTGATTCATGAACCCCATATTGCTTACCTGTTTCGCCACAAACTCCATGATCTCGCGTTCTGACAATTTGCTCCCCTTCTTCCTAACTACGTAGGCCATAGGGAACTGGCCGACCTCCCGATCAGGAAACCTGCCAAAAGAACCGATCCGTTCAGAACCTGACACAGTTAAGATGCCAAAAAGGATTTTACTCACATCTCGATGACACTTACGGTATAACAGCGACATCAGCAATTTCTGGATGTGTTAGTAAAAGAGCTTCCAACTCTGCCGGAGGCACCTGTCCATACACGAGTTATATTTCAGATGCCACAAAACACTACTAGCTCAGAATACAGAGGCATTTCAGGACAGACATTCCACAATCTCCACAGTGATGCTTACCTGATACCCTTTGTATTTGATCAACTCCTTCAGACGATCAACTACGAAGAGATACCCATCCTCGTCTATGTAGCAGAGATCCCCAGTCTTGAGCCATCCGTCAGGTGTCACCGTTGACTGTGTTGCCTCTGGGTTCTTGAAGTACCCTGGGAAGATCAACATTGCATGTTCGAATGAATCTGCCGACTTGCACTGCACATTTCATGTTACCAGAGGCCACTACTTATGTCTATAACTGCCTGTAACACCCAGGCCTCAACCCCTGACAGTGTTCTAAAATTGAAGAGAAACTATATTCTGTTACTGAATCAACCGAAAGTAAGAATGAGTGTTGATGATCCGTAATTCTGAACATTCTTACACATGTTCGGGACAGAACAGAGACAACAATTGAAATCCTGCAACGCATGTAGGATGACAGTCAATCCGGAGTGTCTGAATATTTCAGCTAATCTTTCTGTTTGTAGGATGAAAGTCAATCCCGAGTGTCTAAACATTTAATCTTGCTGTGCACTAGGCAATAACCATTTGTTGAGGGGGCAGCACTATATGCTACTGGTACACTTGAGGGGGACATTCCCTGCAACTCATTCTAACTGTATATACTGACTGTGTATTTGTGGATTTTTTTAGAGTTCAAGGGACCCTGCCCTCGTCCATATATATTTCAAACAGGACCAAGTTTACAGAATTCAGTTTCACAATTTGTGTATTTGTGGATGAGTTCCACCTGAGTAAAAAGTTAGTGGCCCGTGACAAAATAAGCCTATGGAGATATTCATGTAAAATATATGGGGACTTTGTTGTCTAAATACTGAAGCCAGTAATTCCATTACTTTCTGGCTTGTGCATATTATGTTCTACTCTACTAAAATGGTTGGATCTAATTCCTGAACTACAAATAAAAAAGGCAAGACTGTGCAAAAGAGAGACAAACTGTGAATTAAACACGAATACACGATCAAAGTGCAGAACAGCAACCACAGTTTACTGACATATTTGAGAACATCAAAATGCAACTAGATTGAAACTCAGGCAATGGCTCTAGTatcttaaaaaaagaaacaaatctAATTCACTTTTAATAGACATAATGCATGTCGGCGCATGATTGTGAGACTGTGCAAAAGGCTTCAAGGGGAGGCAAACTGTGAATTAAACACGATCACAGTCCAGAACAGCTAACACAGTTTACTGACATATTTGAGAACATCAAAATGCAACTAGATTGCTCATATGAACAGCTCAGGCAATGGCTCTAGTATCTTAAGAAGGAAACAAATCTCATTCACTTTTATAGACATCATGCATGTCAGCACATGATTGTTACTTTGTAGAACATACACAAAATTAGCATCGAGATCTACAAAGATGCATCTGGTCAACTTGGTAACTCTGATTTGTTTTCATGCAAGTTATGCAAGTATTATCAGCACATGCTTATCTCTAGACAAATGCTTATCGCAACTCAGAACACAGTTAGTACGCTTATTATTTTAATAGCACGCCCTGATCAAAGACTAAGACATTATTAGGTCAAATGCAACTACAGGTAGTTATCTGAAATTAATCTACAGGTCATGGACATGCGTGATTCCCGTGGTTTAATTTATCTGTTACCTTTCATGACGTATGGTCCCCGGATCCAGAGTTCGCCGGTGCGGTTCACCGGCAGCGCCTCACCGGTCTCGGGGTCCACGATCTTGGCCTCGGTGTTGGGCGACAGCAGCCCAGCCGTGCCGTACCGTCGGCTCTCCTCTGCAGAGTCCGTGGACGCGCCGATGGCCGTGCTCTCCGTGAGCCCGTACCCCTGCAGGATCTCCACCTGCGGGTACTTCTCCCTGAATCCCTCGATGAGCTCCTTGCTGAGCGGCGCTCCGCCGGAGAGCACCTTGCGCAACTGGCCGAGCGGCAGCGGCTTGGGGTGCGCCACCATGGCGACGAGGATGGGCGGCACGAGCGGCAGGTAGGTGACCCCGTACTCGTTGATGGCGCGCAGCATCTCGGGGAGCTCGTACTTGGATAGCACGACGATGGTGGCGCCGCAGCCGAGCAGCCCCGTGGCGAAGGCGACGAGTCCGTAGACGTGGAACATGGGCACGGTGCAGAGGAAGGCCTCGGTCCTGTCGGCCCCCTCGAGGCGGAATCGCGTCATGATGATCTGCACCATGGAGATGAGGCTCCGGTGCGTGGCGACGACGCCCTTGCTGGGCCCCGTGGTGCCCGAGGAGTAAAGCAGCGTGGCCGGGTCGTCCTGCGTGACGCGGTCCCTCCGGCGCGCGGGGTCGGGCGGCGTGGCGGAGATCTCCTCAAtggtggcgacgacggcggcggggtcggaggGGAGACGCTCGGGCTCGAGGAGCACGACCCggaggccgtcgccggcggcggggagcttGGGGAGGAGGTCGCGGGTGGTGAAGGCGACGACGGGTCGCGCGTCGGCGACCTGCTTGGCGATCTCGGCGGGCGTGTTAAGCGGGTTGGCGGTGGTGATCACGGCGCCGAGGGAcatggcggcgagcgcggcgacggGGAAGTGGACGGAGTTTGGGGAGAGGATGAGCGCGACGTGGCCCTTGCGGagggacagcggcggcgcggcgagcgcggtGGCCGCGCTCGCCACCGCGCGCCAGAGTTCGGGGAACGTGACCCGGCGGCCCGTGGCGGCGTCGACGAGCGCCACGGTCCCcgcgtggcggcgggaggcgaggAAGGCGACGACGTCGAGGTCACGGTCGGCGGGGAGCGGGACGGGCGCGCGCTTGCTGCGGAAAGAGCGCGTCGCGGCGCAGTAGCCGCTGCGCGGGTCCACCTCCGGCGGCGCCATCGCGATCGGCGGGATCGGATCGCTGCGCGGGATCGGGTGCTGGCGCCGCCTCTGCTCTCTGGCCGTGTGCGAGTGGTTGGTGCGTAGGCCGGCTGCGTGCCTGCGTCTGCGGGGGTCTCTTTGCCTGGTCTGTCTGACTAGTAGTGGCAGGTCGCAGTAGGCCTCGTGCGATGCCGTCGCCGTCTCCCGCGTTCAAAAGGAGGCTAGCTAGGCTGGTGGACCACTGGAAAGCGTGCGGCATGTGGGGAACATGCCGAGAAAGTGGTTGGCGAAGCTGCCGTCGTCGAACTGACGAGCGGTGTGTGAACCACCTGTCGGTGACAAGGTATCGTGGCAGCTGCCGTGCGTGCGCGTCCGGCGTCCTTGCCTTCTTTGGGGTGGAAGCTGGTCGGGGAACATGCTCTAGTGCTCCGTGCACCGGGGCTCAGATCGAATCCCCTTTGTTGGAGTCGCGATGCTGCAGGGCGAACGCCGCCCGGGTAGGATGCCGGCGTGCCGGCGTGGTGGTTTTTGCACTGGGCTCTGGACCTCTGGTCACTGGTGTCTTTTCTACGGCTCCGTGGCAAGATGCTCCATTTTTTCTGTACGGCAGCCTGCTTGGACGATTGCACTAACCGCCGCATATGATTGCAGATTCCAGTCCCGGTTTAAGGAAACAACCGAGCACGGCGCCATCATTTTGTGCAGGTGTCAAAGTGCGCGACGTCTGACTTTTGGCTCTCCTC encodes the following:
- the LOC101776359 gene encoding 4-coumarate--CoA ligase-like 4, with product MAPPEVDPRSGYCAATRSFRSKRAPVPLPADRDLDVVAFLASRRHAGTVALVDAATGRRVTFPELWRAVASAATALAAPPLSLRKGHVALILSPNSVHFPVAALAAMSLGAVITTANPLNTPAEIAKQVADARPVVAFTTRDLLPKLPAAGDGLRVVLLEPERLPSDPAAVVATIEEISATPPDPARRRDRVTQDDPATLLYSSGTTGPSKGVVATHRSLISMVQIIMTRFRLEGADRTEAFLCTVPMFHVYGLVAFATGLLGCGATIVVLSKYELPEMLRAINEYGVTYLPLVPPILVAMVAHPKPLPLGQLRKVLSGGAPLSKELIEGFREKYPQVEILQGYGLTESTAIGASTDSAEESRRYGTAGLLSPNTEAKIVDPETGEALPVNRTGELWIRGPYVMKGYFKNPEATQSTVTPDGWLKTGDLCYIDEDGYLFVVDRLKELIKYKGYQVPPAELEALLLTHPEIADVAVIPFPDREVGQFPMAYVVRKKGSKLSEREIMEFVAKQVAPYKKVRKVAFVAEIPKNASGKILRKDLIKLATSKL